The DNA sequence TGACGACGCGTTTCTGGCGCGGCTTGAGCGGAACCTGGAAGGCGAACTCCTCGGCCTTGCCGTCGGCGTCCAGGTCGTCGGCCTGCGAGGGCAGTTCGGCGGCCTGGAGGACGGCGGCGTCGCCTTCGATGCTGTCGGCATCGGTGACGGTCACGATGGCCGAGCCGGGCTTGAAGTCGGGCGCGACCGCGCGGAGGTCTTTGATCGGAACCACGACGTCCGCGGTGCGCGCGGCATCGCCGGGATTTTCGACGAGCAGCTTCACGCCCTTGATGTGGCCGGCAGCAAGGGCGGGCACGGCAAGCAGCAGCGCAGCGGCAACAGCGAGCGGTTTTCTCATGATGTGAGTCGGCGTCATGCGACGTTACTCGATGCGCGCGGGTTCCAGGCGGGGCGCAAGCAGGTGAATGATCGCGAGCGCCGTCAGGTAGGCGCATCCGGCGATGATGAACGGAACGGTATAGCTATGCGTGCGCTGCAAAATCGGCCCGACGATGGCGGCGATGGTCATCCCGCCCACCGCGCCCGCCATGCCGCCAATCCCCACAACGGAGCCGACCGCCTTGCTTGGAAACATGTCTGACGGGAGCGTGAACAGGTTGGCGGAGAACCCCTGGTGCGCGGCGGTGGCGAGTCCGATGAGCAGCACCGCCGTCCACATGCCCTGAACGTGCGGCGCCATCACAACGGGAAGGACGCACAGCGCGCAGATCGCCATGGTGAACTTGCGGGCGCGGTTCACGTTGTTGCCGCGCTTGATCATGGCGGAGGAGAGCCACCCGCCGGCCACACTGCCCACGTCGGCAATGATGTAAATCACCATGAGCGGCACGGCGATCTGGGCCAGCGAGAGGCCGTGCTGCGACTGCAGGAACCCCGGGACCCAGAAAAGGTAAAACCACCAGACCGGATCGATGAGGAACTTGCCGATGCCGAAGGCCCACGTCTGGCGATGCGGAATGAGGCCTGCCCAGCGGATTTTTTCCACGGGCGGCTGCGGATCGCTGCGGATGTATTCCAGTTCGGCGCGCGAGCAGTTCGGGTGGTCCTCCGGTTTGCGATACAACCACAGCCAGAAGATGAGCCACACGAAGCCGACGGCGCCGGTGACGATGAACGCCCAGCGCCAGCCAAGGTGCAGCGTGATCCAGGGAACGATGAGCGGCGTGACGATTGCGCCCACGTTCGTCCCGGCGTTGAAAATGCCGGTGGCGAAGGCGCGTTCTTTCTTCGGGAACCACTCGGAAACGGCTTTGAGGCTGGCGGGAAAGACGCCGGCTTCACCGAAGCCGAGCGCGGCGCGGGCGGCGCCGAAGCCCGCGACGGAGCCGGCGAAGGCGTGCGCCATCGAGGCCAGGCTCCAGAAGACCATCGCCGCGGCGTAGCCGATCCGCGTGCCGAGCCGGTCCATGAGGCGTCCCATCGCCAGCATGCCGGCGGCATACGCGGCCTGGAAGAAGAGCACCAGGTTGGCGTAGTCCACTTCGGTCCAACCGAGATCGTGCTGCAGCGTGGACTTGAGGACGCCCAGCACCTGGCGGTCCATGTAATTCTTGGTGGTGCCGAGCAGGAGCAGCGTGCAGATGACCCAGCGAAACCACCCCACGCGCGTGGCGGGAGACACCGATGCAGGAGCGGCGACGGCGGCAGCGGCAGTGCGTTCGGTGTCCATCGATTCGGCCAAACAGCGCGATGCGCGCGGCGACCCGGCGATACTGCATTGCGGTACGGAGTTTTGCCGCACGCGCGAAACAAATAAAATGCTCGGCTATTCTGCCGAGCGCGAACAACCGCTGCAAGTTGCGGACTGATTCATCGGGGTCCCGGCCGCACCCGCAAGCGCGTCTTACGATGCGGCACAGCACGGCATTATACGAGACGCTGACGCAGAGTCAATTCATTTCTTCCTGCAGAGGAGCGACGCGATGAATGGGTTTCGATCCGCACGCCGGCTTGCCGTGACGATGATTGTTTTCACGATGTGTTCCGCGGTTTGCGCGCAACAGCCGGCGGCGATCGCGGCCACGCCGCCGATGGGATGGAACAGCTGGAACCACTTCAACAAGAGCGTGGACGACGCTACCATCCGCGCGCAGGCCGATGCCATCGTGTCCAGCGGCATGCGCGATGCCGGCTATCTCTACGTGAACATTGACGACACCTGGGAAGGCGAGCGCGACGCAAACGGCGTGCTGCGCTCCAATAGCAAGTTTCCCGACATGAAGGCGCTGGCCGACTACGTCCACAGCAAGGGACTGAAGATCGGCATTTATTCGACTCCCGGTCCGAAGACGTGCGCCGGCTTCGAAGGCAGCTACGGACACGAAGAGCAGGACGCACAGACGTGGGCCGACTGGGGCATCGATTATCTGAAATATGACCTGTGCGGACTGCGCGACATGATGAAAGCCGCACCGTCGCCGGAAGCCGCGCACAAGCTGATGGTGGATTCCTACATCAAGATGCGCGATGCGCTGCGCAAGACGGGGCGCCCGATCGTTTACAGCCTGTGCCAGTACGGTAATGACGCGGTGTGGCGCTGGGGCGCCGACGTGGGCGGCAACCTGTGGCGCACGACCGGCGACATCAGCGACCGCTACGCGCGCATGGAGACGATCGGCTTCAGCCAGGCGGGACTGGCCAGGTTCGCCGGCCCGGGACACTGGAACGATCCTGACATGCTCGAGGTCGGCAACGGCGGCATGAACACGGAGGAGTACCGCACCCACATGAGCCTGTGGGCCATTCTGGCGGCGCCGCTGCTGGCCGGCAACGACCTGACCAAAATGTCGCCCGATACCATCGCGCTGCTGACCAATAAGGAAGTGATCGCGATTGACCAGGACCCGGCGGGCATGCAGGGCGACCGCGTCTGGGCCGAGGGATCGATGGAGATTTGGGCGCGTCCCCTGGCCGATGGCTCGAAGGCGGTGGGCCTGTTCAACCGGCATCCACAGCCGATCCAGATGGAGGTGAAGTTCAAGGACGTGGGCTTCGCCGGAAAGCCGAAGGTCCGCGAAGTGTGGGCCGCGAAAGACCTGGGCGCGCTGGAGAGTTTTTCGGCGCGAGTACCGGCGCACGGCGTAGTGCTCTTGCGCGTGTCGAAGTAGCTCGTGCAGTGTGCTGTAGTTTCAGGTTTCCAGTTTCACGTTTCGAAATGCATTCGAATCGGCCCGCGGCGTTCTCTTTGACGCGAACGGCGTTGGCAGATAAGGTCGGTCAGCGGCGGGGGCCGCAAAGACGCGAGGGCTGGTCCTTTCTCCTATGCAACTCACCGCGATTGACTGGCTGATTATGGCGGTGTACTTCGCCTTTGTGCTCGGCATCGGCGTGGTGCTGCGCCGTTACACCAAGACGAGCACCGACTTCTTTCTGGCGGGTCGGTCGATTCCCGCGTGGGTGGCGGGCCTGGCGTTTCTCTCCGCAAATCTTGGCGCGCAGGAAGTGATCGGTATGGCGGCGAGCGGCGCCAAGTACGGTATCGCCACCAGCCACTTCTATTGGATCGGCGCCATCCCCGCGATGGTGTTCGTTGGCATCTTCATGATGCCGTTCTACTACGGCTCGCGCGCGCGCTCGGTGCCCGAGTATCTGCGCCTGCGCTTCGATGAAAAAACGCGCGCGCTGAACGCGATCTCGTTCGCGGTGATGACGGTGTTTTCCTCGGGCATCTCGATGTATGCCATGGCGAAGCTGATCCAGACGCTGCGCGTGCTGGATGCGCCGTTCGCGCGCATGGGGATTGATCCGGGCTGGATTTTTCACGTAGGCATCATCGTCTCAGCGGTGGTTGTGCTCTGCTACATCCTGCTGGGCGGGCTGAGCAGCGCGATCTACAACGAAGTGCTGCAGTTCTTTCTGATCGTGGCCGGATTGCTGCCGCTGGTGTTCCTCGGGCTGAAGAACGTGGGGGGTTGGGAGGGCATCAAGGCGAAGCTTGATGCAGGCTACGTGCACTCGTGGGCGGGCTTCGGCAGTGCTTCCACCAACCGCATGGGCGTGGAGTGGTTCGGATTGGCCATGGGCCTGGGATTCGTGCTCTCGTTCGGCTACTGGTGCACCGATTTCCTCGTGGTGCAGCGCGCCATGGCGGCCGACTCGATGCGCTCGGCGCGGCGCACGCCGCTCATCGCAGCCGTGCCGAAGATGCTGTTTCCGTTCATCGTGATCTTGCCGGGGTTGATCGCAATCTCGCTGCCCGGCACACGCATGGTACCGGTGTTGATGTCGGCGGGCACGGCGCCGGCGCAGGCCGGCGTGCAGCGTGCGCTATCGCAGGGTGCGCCCATCTACCAGTCGCAGGGACTGATCCCGCCGAAAATGGAAGCCGGTGCGCCGGTCGTAGACAAAAACGGTAACGTGCAGCTCGATTATGATCTGGCGCTGCCCAACATGCTGCTGCACTACTTCCCTACCGGCATCCTCGGGCTCGGACTGACGGCGCTGCTGGCCAGCTTCATGTCGGGCATGGCGGGCAACGTGACCGCCTTCAACACCGTTTGGACCTATGACATCTACCAGTCGTACATGCGCAAGGGCGCGAGCGACCAGCACTACTTGTGGATGGGGCGGATGGCGACGGTGTGGGGCATTGCGCTGAGCGTGGGTGCCGCATACATGGCCAGCCGGTTCAACAACATCATGGACATGCTGCAGCTGGTGTTCGCCTTCGTGAACGCGCCGCTGTTTGCCACGTTCCTGCTCGGCATGTTCTGGAAGCGAACCACCGGGCACGGCGCGTTCAGCGGACTGCTGGCGGGAACGGCTGCGGCGGCGATTCATCACGGGCTCACGCTGCCGGCGGGCGCCGCGCCGGGAGTGAAGGGCGGATGGTTGGGCGCGGTGCACATCTATCCGAGCGAGATGGCGCAGAATTTTTGGGCGGCGATTTTCGCCTTTACCGCGTGCTTCCTGGTGACAATTGCTGTGAGCGTGGTGACCGCGCCGCGCAAAGACGACGAATTGCGCGGGCTCGTCTATTCCCTCACGCCAAGGCCCGAGGAGCACGACCTCCACTGGTGGCAGAAGCCGGCCACGCTGGCGGTGGCGGTGCTGGCTGCGACGATGCTTTTAAACATTGTTTTCTGGTAGCTCATGGATATGGGAATCGACATTCGACTGCCGATTGGCATGCTGTTCACCGCGCTGGGTGGGATCCTCGTGGTGTTCGGCGCCCTCAGCGACAGCGCGCTCTACCAGCGCTCGCTGGGCATCAACGTGAACCTGGGGTGGGGCGCGGTGCTGCTGGCGTTTGGCATTGTGATGCTGGTGCTCGGTCGGGCCGCGGGCGCGCCGCGCCCTCACTCCACCACGCCAAAACCGGGCCCGGCGGGGACCCCCCGCGCCGGGGAGCAGACGCGTGCCACCGGCTCCAACTGACGCCCCCCTGGCCGGCGTTGACCTGGCGCAGAGTTTTCGCCGGCGATTCGGCGCCGACCCTGTGGTATTTCGCTCGCCCGGGCGCGTGAACCTGATCGGCGAGCACACCGATTACAACGACGGCTTCGTGATGCCGGCGGCGATCGAGTTTTCTTGCCGCGCCGCCGCCGCGCCGAGAAGCGATCGCACGCTGGCGGTCCATTCGCACAATTTTCAGGAGACATTCGAGTTCAGCCTGGACGATCCGCATCCCGCGGCGGCACGGCGATGGAGCGACTACGTTTTCGGCGTCGCTGTGATGCTGGAGCGCGCGGGCCATCGCCTGCGCGGCGCCAACCTGCTGGTCAGCGGCGACGTCCCGCTGGGCGCGGGGCTGAGTTCGTCGGCGGCGATCGAAGTCGCGACCGCGCTTGCGTTACTGCGAGTGAGCGGGACTGAGCTGGGTCGCACCGAGATTGCGCGCATCTGCCAGCGGGCGGAGAACGAGTTTGTGGGCGCCCGCTGCGGCATTATGGACCAGTTCATCGCTTGCCATGGCCGCGCCGAACACGCCCTGATGCTCGACTGCCGCACGCTCGAGTTCCGCCTGCTGCCTGTGCCGGAAGGCGTGCGGATGGTGATCGCCAACACCATGGTGAAGCACCAGATTGCCGGCGGCGAATACAATCGCCGGCGCGCCGAGTGCGAAGAAGGTGTGCGGCGGCTGGCCGAGGTTCGGCCGGAAATCCGCGCCCTGCGCGATGTTTCGCCGGACGAGCTGGAGCGCGAGCGGGGGCGGCTTCCCCAGCTCGTCTATCGGCGCTGCCGTCATGTGCTCACCGAGAATGCGCGCGTCGAGGCCGCGGCGGCCGCCATGGAGCGCGGCGACGTGAATGCGCTCGGCCCGCTGATGGCCGAGTCGCATCGCAGCCTGCGCGACGACTACGAGGTGAGCGCGCCCGAACTCGACCTGATGGTGGAACTGGCGTTGAAGCAGGACGGGGTCCTGGGATCGCGGATGACCGGCGGTGGTTTTGGCGGTTGCACGATCAGCCTGGTGGAATCGGGCGGCGTGGAGAGCTTTTGCCGGGAGGTCGCGGCGGCCTACGCGCGCGAAACGGGGAAGCACCCGGAAATTTATGTTTCGGCGGCGGCGCAGGGGGCGGGACGGAGCGAGTGAATTCGGCGCGCCCGGACCGGGCGCCGCCCGGGCCCGCGGACGAGATTGTGCTGGGAGTAGGGATGCTTCGACCCGCGCTTCGCGCTTGCTCAGCATGGCTGGATGGGTAGCAGGTGCGCGGACGAGGGCGTCCGCGCCACGCGCGCGACAATGGACCTGAAGAACACACCGCATCGGCGCTTCAACCCGCTCACGCGCGAGTGGGTGCTGGTGTCACCGCACCGCACGGTCCGGCCGTGGACCGGGCAAGTGGAGCAGCCGCCGGAGGCGAAGGTCCTGCGGTACGACCCTGAGTGCTATCTATGCCCGGGCAATGCGCGGCACGGTGGCGCACGCACTCCAAGCTACGAGGGCACATTCGTCTTCGACAACGATTACCCGGCCATGCTGCCTGAGACCGGCGACGCAGCGCTCGATCGGGACGGATTGATGGTGGCACGCGCCGAGCGCGGGTTGTGCCGTGTGCTGTGTTTTTCACCGCGTCACGATCTGACGGTTGCGACCTTGAGCACGGAAGATCTGCGGCGCGTGGTGCAGGTGTGGACGGAGCAGTATCGCGAGATCGGCGAGCTGCCGTGGGCGCGGTACGTGCTCATCTTCGAGAACCGCGGCGTGATGATGGGCGCGAGCAATCCGCATCCGCACTGCCAGATCTGGGCGAACGCGACGCTGCCGAACGAAGCGGCGGCTGAGCAGGCCGCGCAACTGCAGCACATGCAGACGCGGCGCTCGTGCCTGCTGTGTGATTACCTGCGGCTCGAGCAGACGCAGCGCGAGCGCCTGGTGTGCGAAAACCAGAGCTTCGCGGCGCTGGTGCCGTTTTGGGCGGTGTGGCCGTTCGAGATCATGGTGATCAGCAAGCGGCACACCGGCGGCATGGACGATCTGGGCGCGGGCGAGCGCGATGCGCTGGCCGACATCCTGCAGCAGGTCACGCGGCGCTACGACAATCTCTTTGGCGTCACGGTCCCCTACTCGATGGGTTTCCATCAGCGGCCCACGGACGGCGAGCCGCATCCGGAGTGGCATTTTCACGCGCACTACTATCCGCCGCTTCTGCGCTCGGCGACCGTGCGGAAGTGGATGGTGGGATACGAAATGCTGGGCTCGCCGCAGCGCGACCTGACGCCGGAAGTGGCGGCGGAGCGGCTGCGAACCACCTGACGCAAAAGGAAAAAGTAAAAAGGCAGACCGCTCTCGAAACGCAGCCCTTTTTTTCGCCTTTTGCCGCTTCAAGGCTTCCCTGCGCCGGCAGCCGCCCTCACGCGTTCCAACGCGCCGCTCTTGGCGGCGGCGTAGATCGCTTCTACAACGGCGACGCTGCGGCGCCCTTCATGTCCATCGCAGCGCGGCGGGCGATTGTCACGGACGGCTTCCAGAAAATCTTCGAGTGCGGCTTTGTGTCCGCGAATGTCGGAGACGACGGGAGAGGTTGCGCTCGGGTTGGCGTCGGCCGATTCGCTGCTTATTTCAAAGCGCGGGCTGCCGAACCGCAAGTCGGCGGCGATGACGCGGTCGTTCTCGATGACCAGTGTGCCGTTGTCGCCGGAGATTTCGACGCAGCGCGGGTAGCCGGGGTAGATCGAAGTTGCCGCCTGCAAAATCCCCTGTGCGCCGGAGCGAAATTCCAGCAGGGCAGTGAGCGTGTCTTCGACTTCGATGTTGTGCAGCGCGGTGCGCGACTGTGCCTGGACGGTCGCGACGTCACCGAGCAGCCAGAGGACCAGATCAACGGTGTGGACTCCCTGGTTCATGAGCGCGCCGCCGCCGTCGAGCGCGCGGCGTCCCCGCCACTTCGAGCCGGAGTAGTACTCGGGCGGGCGGAACCATTTGACGCGCGCGTCCACCAGATGGATGCGGCCCAGGCCGCCGGAGGCAAGAAACTCACGGGCGCGCTTCAGCTCGGGCTTGAAGCGGTCCTGAAAAAAGACGCCGAGCTTCACGCCGGCTTGCGTTGCGGCGGAGATGAGCGCGTCGGCGCGGGCGACGCTGACGTCAATCGGCTTTTCGGTGAGGACGTGCAGGCCGCGGCGGGCGGCGGCGATGCCCTGCTCGGCGTGCAGCGCCGAAGGGCTGCCGATGGCGACCATGCTCATGGGGCGGTGCGACAGAAAACGATCGAAATCGAAATAGGCCGCGGCGCCGAATTCCTTCGCGAACGCCGGGACGCGCTCCGGGTTCGTGCCGAAGACGGCGGTGACTGGAATTCCAAGCGCCTGTGCGGCCTGCGCATGCGTCTGGCTGATGTTGCCGCCGCCGATGATGCCGAGAGAAACCATTTGCGATTTGTGATTTGTGATCTATGACGCGGCGCCGGCTTTGATCAACAGCTCGCGCATGCCGGCCCAGCTTTGCCGCGTGGATTCTTCCGGCGTGCCGGCGCCGCGCCAGTGCGTTTCGAGGCTCACGGCGAGACGGTAGCCGTCGCGTTTGAGCGCGCGGAACTGGCCAAGCCAGTCCACAAGGCCGCCATTCATCGGCGCCCAATCGCGCTCTCCGCCAGGTTTCTGGAGAACGTCTTTGCAGTGCACGTGTCCGATGCGGTCCTTGGGAAGCTTCTTGTATCCGTCGGGGAAAGGCAGGTCGCCAATCCGGGCCGCGTTGCCGGGGTCCCAGTTGAGCTTGAAGTTCGGCGAGCGGACTGCGTTGAGCGTTCGAACGGCTTCGTCGGCCGTGGCGGTGTTGCAGGCGTGCTCGTTTTCGAGAATGAGGATGACGCCCTTCTTGGCCGCTCTCTCGGCTGCTTCGTTGAGTTTGGCGTCCATGGCGGCGCGAAACGGCGCGGGGTCCTGGATGCGCCAGAAGTCGAAGCCGCGCAGGCGATCGGTGTTGAAGGCGCGGCATAGTTCGAGCGCGCGCTCCAGGACTTCGTCCTGTTGCTCGTAGGTAAAATCGGCGCCGAAGCGGTCTTTGGGGGCGTTCGAGGGCGGTGCGCCCCGGAAATCGCACTTGAACAGCGGCGAGGCAACGTCCGTGACGCGCAGTTTGTACTTCTCGAGCAGCGCGCGAGCCGAAGCGATCTCGGCGGCGTCGAGCAGCATGATGTTCTTGTTCCACAGCGTGCGCAGCTCGACCCACTCAAGGCCGAAGTCGCGCGCGATGATACTGAGGCCGCGATCGAAGTCCTGCGTGATCTCGTCGGAGATGACGGCGACACGGAAGTCGGATCTCATCGTTAGCTGACCTTGTAACCCAGCTTCTTTTCCAGATAGTCCTTGCTGGCCACCGCCGACTCGGCGGGCGTGTGGATGGGCGCGAGCTGGCCGTCGAGTTCCACGATGGCCCATCCGCGGAACCGCGCTTTCTTCAGCGCGGCAAAGACGCCCGGCAGGTCAACGCGCCCGCGGCCGAGTTCCACGAACTCGTAGTTCTTGCTGCTCCCCTCGCGCGGCGTGACGTCGTGCACATCCTTGATATGCAGGAAGAGCAGGCGGTCGTGGTAGCGCCCGATGGCTTCGGCGGGGTCGCCGCCGCCCTGCGCGTAGTGCGCAATGTCGAGCTCGAGCTTGACCCACCGCGGGTCAGCGAGCGCGAGCAGGCGGTCCACTTCCTCGGGGCGCTCCCCCATGCTGTTCATGTGGTTGTGGTACCCGAGCTGCACGCCCAGGTCGGCGGACTGCTTGGCGATTTCCGTCATCAAGCGGGCCAGGCGCTTGTAGTCGTCGAGTGTGGCGGCACGGTCTTTGGGCTTGGTGTCGGTGACCTGGAGATAGAGGCCGCCGGCGTCGTGCAGGAATTTTGCGTTCGCCACGTGCCTGGCGATTTCGTCTTTTTCGTCGGCCGTGTCGGCGCGCACGCCGCCCGAGGAGAGCGCGACAAACGTGAGCTTGTGCTTCTCCAGGTCGGCGCGCAGTGCGGCGGGATCGTTGTTGTACTCGGCGATGACGTTGGAGCGGATTTGAATGCCGGGATAGCCTGCCGCGGCGATCTCCCGCATTGCCTTGCGGTCGTCGCCGTTCCAGGTGATGGCGGCGTAACCGAAGCGAATGGCGCTTGGCCCCTTGGCAATCCGCTTCTGGAAATAGGAGAGGTCGAGCGGCGGGTAGAGCAGGCCGGGCGCGGCGTGCAGGCGCAAAGGAACAGCCGATGCGGCGGCGACCGCGCCGGCGCCGATGAGGAATTCGCGGCGGTTGAAGCGATTCATTGGGTGACCTCCGGGGCCAAAGCCCCGACTCTTGTGTCCTAAAGCGCGCGGCTGAAGCCGCCCTCCCCAAAAGTGATTTCTGTGTGCGGCGCCGCCCTTGGCTGTACGGCACGGTGAAACAACTACATTGGTCCTGAGCGCGCAGAATACGCGCGCTCAGGATGACCTCAAAGATCGAACGACCCGGAAACAGAGGTCAACGCAGCCGCTACGCCGGCTTCTTCACATGCTCGGCGAACACGATGCGCTGCCCGCTTTCAATCGCCTCGTTGCCGAGTGCAACGGCCACGCCGGAGATCCATCCCCACATCTCGTCGGCGCCGGGCTTCTTGTTGTTGCGCACGCAGTCAATAAACGAAGCGCACGCGAGATAGTCGGCGTTACCGCGCACGTCTTCGGGGACTGGCAATGGCGTTCCCTGCCCGCCGTATGGCTTTTCCGCGCGGAAGCTGGCCGTGGTGGTGACGCCGCGCTCCACCACGAGTTCCTGCGGGACGGCTGAGTTGGCGCCCTGCGCCGGCTCGTAATACGACATACCGTCGGCCTGCGTGAACACAATCGTGCCCCCCGTGCCGTACACCTTGATCTGCGCGCCTTCCAGGCGGTTGGTGGTAATCGCGCTGAAGAAGAGCGTGCGCCCGCCGGGATAGCGATAGACGACCTGCACGTTGTCAGCGACTTCGCGCCCGTCCTTCCAATAGTCGATGCCGCCGGCGCCGATGACCGACTCGGGCACGTCGCCGAAGACCTGGTTCGCAAGGTGGATGTGGTGTGTGCCGAGTTCGGCGAGAAGTCCGCCGGAAAACTCCTTGTACATGCGCCAGTTGAACAGGCGCTCGAGCTTGGGGTCCTTGGGATCGGGCACGGCGCGGCGCCAGTTGTTGTTGCGGTGCCAGTAAGCGTAAATCTGCGTGACCTGTCCGATCTTGCCGGCGCGAATCTGGCGCAGGCCTTCCTGGTACCAGGGCGCGTAGTGATATTGCAGCCCCACCTGGTAGAGCTTGCCGGTGCGGCGCACCGTGTGAACGACTTTGTCGCATTCGGCGACGGTCTTGGCCTGGTCTTTCTCACCGTAAACGTGGCGCCCGCTTTCGAGGGAGTCGGTGACGTGCGCTGCGTGGAACGAAAGCGGTGTCGCGATGACGATGGCGTCGAGATCTTTGGCTTCGAGCAGACGGCGGTAGTCGGCGAACCCCGGCGTGTCCTCGCCGGTGATCTTGCGGGCGGCGGCCAGGCGCGGCTCGTAGACGTCGCACAGCGCGCGGAACTTCACGCCGGGCACGCGCAGGAATGCGCGCATCAGTGCTGAGCCGCGGCTGCCCGGGCCGATGATGCCGAGGTTGACCTGATCAGACGGCGGAACGGCCGCGGCCGCTCCTGAAGATGCCGCCAGCGCGCCGGCGAGCGCGCCAGCCGATGTGCCGATGAATTCGCGACGATTGATCCGAAAGTGATCGTTCATTGCGGTTGCGTCCTTCCTGCATGTTTGCGTTCGTTCGAAGAAACGGCGGGCCCGGAGGCGCGCCACGGCAGCCCCGCCTCGGTGGGCCAGCGGAACGAATAGAACGCCGTGGAGTGCTCGGAGCCCGCGTCGCCGGTGATGAACAGCGCCCGCGCGCCGGGGATCGTTTTCAGCAGCGCGGCGCCGCGCTCGCGCCCCATGACGAACGTCGCGGTGGAGAGCGCGTCGCTGTCAGTGGCGCTGGGAGCGATGACGGTGGTCTGCATCATGCCCTGCACCGGCTCGCCGGTGCGTGGATCCATGATGTGGCAGTACATGCGCCCGCCGAGGCGGAAGAATTTCTCGTAGTTGCCCGACGTGGAAAGCGACTCGT is a window from the Terriglobales bacterium genome containing:
- a CDS encoding Gfo/Idh/MocA family oxidoreductase — translated: MVSLGIIGGGNISQTHAQAAQALGIPVTAVFGTNPERVPAFAKEFGAAAYFDFDRFLSHRPMSMVAIGSPSALHAEQGIAAARRGLHVLTEKPIDVSVARADALISAATQAGVKLGVFFQDRFKPELKRAREFLASGGLGRIHLVDARVKWFRPPEYYSGSKWRGRRALDGGGALMNQGVHTVDLVLWLLGDVATVQAQSRTALHNIEVEDTLTALLEFRSGAQGILQAATSIYPGYPRCVEISGDNGTLVIENDRVIAADLRFGSPRFEISSESADANPSATSPVVSDIRGHKAALEDFLEAVRDNRPPRCDGHEGRRSVAVVEAIYAAAKSGALERVRAAAGAGKP
- a CDS encoding MFS transporter, producing the protein MDTERTAAAAVAAPASVSPATRVGWFRWVICTLLLLGTTKNYMDRQVLGVLKSTLQHDLGWTEVDYANLVLFFQAAYAAGMLAMGRLMDRLGTRIGYAAAMVFWSLASMAHAFAGSVAGFGAARAALGFGEAGVFPASLKAVSEWFPKKERAFATGIFNAGTNVGAIVTPLIVPWITLHLGWRWAFIVTGAVGFVWLIFWLWLYRKPEDHPNCSRAELEYIRSDPQPPVEKIRWAGLIPHRQTWAFGIGKFLIDPVWWFYLFWVPGFLQSQHGLSLAQIAVPLMVIYIIADVGSVAGGWLSSAMIKRGNNVNRARKFTMAICALCVLPVVMAPHVQGMWTAVLLIGLATAAHQGFSANLFTLPSDMFPSKAVGSVVGIGGMAGAVGGMTIAAIVGPILQRTHSYTVPFIIAGCAYLTALAIIHLLAPRLEPARIE
- a CDS encoding sugar phosphate isomerase/epimerase family protein yields the protein MRSDFRVAVISDEITQDFDRGLSIIARDFGLEWVELRTLWNKNIMLLDAAEIASARALLEKYKLRVTDVASPLFKCDFRGAPPSNAPKDRFGADFTYEQQDEVLERALELCRAFNTDRLRGFDFWRIQDPAPFRAAMDAKLNEAAERAAKKGVILILENEHACNTATADEAVRTLNAVRSPNFKLNWDPGNAARIGDLPFPDGYKKLPKDRIGHVHCKDVLQKPGGERDWAPMNGGLVDWLGQFRALKRDGYRLAVSLETHWRGAGTPEESTRQSWAGMRELLIKAGAAS
- a CDS encoding sodium:solute symporter family protein, giving the protein MQLTAIDWLIMAVYFAFVLGIGVVLRRYTKTSTDFFLAGRSIPAWVAGLAFLSANLGAQEVIGMAASGAKYGIATSHFYWIGAIPAMVFVGIFMMPFYYGSRARSVPEYLRLRFDEKTRALNAISFAVMTVFSSGISMYAMAKLIQTLRVLDAPFARMGIDPGWIFHVGIIVSAVVVLCYILLGGLSSAIYNEVLQFFLIVAGLLPLVFLGLKNVGGWEGIKAKLDAGYVHSWAGFGSASTNRMGVEWFGLAMGLGFVLSFGYWCTDFLVVQRAMAADSMRSARRTPLIAAVPKMLFPFIVILPGLIAISLPGTRMVPVLMSAGTAPAQAGVQRALSQGAPIYQSQGLIPPKMEAGAPVVDKNGNVQLDYDLALPNMLLHYFPTGILGLGLTALLASFMSGMAGNVTAFNTVWTYDIYQSYMRKGASDQHYLWMGRMATVWGIALSVGAAYMASRFNNIMDMLQLVFAFVNAPLFATFLLGMFWKRTTGHGAFSGLLAGTAAAAIHHGLTLPAGAAPGVKGGWLGAVHIYPSEMAQNFWAAIFAFTACFLVTIAVSVVTAPRKDDELRGLVYSLTPRPEEHDLHWWQKPATLAVAVLAATMLLNIVFW
- a CDS encoding UDP-glucose--hexose-1-phosphate uridylyltransferase; its protein translation is MGSRCADEGVRATRATMDLKNTPHRRFNPLTREWVLVSPHRTVRPWTGQVEQPPEAKVLRYDPECYLCPGNARHGGARTPSYEGTFVFDNDYPAMLPETGDAALDRDGLMVARAERGLCRVLCFSPRHDLTVATLSTEDLRRVVQVWTEQYREIGELPWARYVLIFENRGVMMGASNPHPHCQIWANATLPNEAAAEQAAQLQHMQTRRSCLLCDYLRLEQTQRERLVCENQSFAALVPFWAVWPFEIMVISKRHTGGMDDLGAGERDALADILQQVTRRYDNLFGVTVPYSMGFHQRPTDGEPHPEWHFHAHYYPPLLRSATVRKWMVGYEMLGSPQRDLTPEVAAERLRTT
- a CDS encoding galactokinase, whose translation is MPPAPTDAPLAGVDLAQSFRRRFGADPVVFRSPGRVNLIGEHTDYNDGFVMPAAIEFSCRAAAAPRSDRTLAVHSHNFQETFEFSLDDPHPAAARRWSDYVFGVAVMLERAGHRLRGANLLVSGDVPLGAGLSSSAAIEVATALALLRVSGTELGRTEIARICQRAENEFVGARCGIMDQFIACHGRAEHALMLDCRTLEFRLLPVPEGVRMVIANTMVKHQIAGGEYNRRRAECEEGVRRLAEVRPEIRALRDVSPDELERERGRLPQLVYRRCRHVLTENARVEAAAAAMERGDVNALGPLMAESHRSLRDDYEVSAPELDLMVELALKQDGVLGSRMTGGGFGGCTISLVESGGVESFCREVAAAYARETGKHPEIYVSAAAQGAGRSE
- a CDS encoding glycoside hydrolase family 27 protein, producing MCSAVCAQQPAAIAATPPMGWNSWNHFNKSVDDATIRAQADAIVSSGMRDAGYLYVNIDDTWEGERDANGVLRSNSKFPDMKALADYVHSKGLKIGIYSTPGPKTCAGFEGSYGHEEQDAQTWADWGIDYLKYDLCGLRDMMKAAPSPEAAHKLMVDSYIKMRDALRKTGRPIVYSLCQYGNDAVWRWGADVGGNLWRTTGDISDRYARMETIGFSQAGLARFAGPGHWNDPDMLEVGNGGMNTEEYRTHMSLWAILAAPLLAGNDLTKMSPDTIALLTNKEVIAIDQDPAGMQGDRVWAEGSMEIWARPLADGSKAVGLFNRHPQPIQMEVKFKDVGFAGKPKVREVWAAKDLGALESFSARVPAHGVVLLRVSK